The proteins below are encoded in one region of Leptospira sp. WS4.C2:
- the ccoG gene encoding cytochrome c oxidase accessory protein CcoG — translation MIISRPQAGKVRTRRNFVMSFLVGLFLIAPWVVLPEGSPLIRLDIPHRMFHLFGGLFIPQEGLILWFFLLTMGLSLFFFTSVIGRVWCGWGCPQTIYTDLFDRIGRFVLDSKYGKKDASIHGKLTVYFLWVVVSFIASFHWIAYFVSPYGMLADYTNLAAFSQTYFYFTLFFTAAMFIDIGFIREQFCRYACPYARFQTLLMDEHSWNVTYDFKRGEPRRDGKTKIGDCISCNMCVVVCPTGIDIREGLQVGCVACGKCVDACTSIMAKEDKKTLIGYFSLKQIETGAKIKWIRPRTVVYAILLTVVISGAIIQLITRSPMSMIAASNKSMPPILIPDNKIRAFVALRIQNIAPVEKEFHLSAFDTRHGKEILIRSGEENNQFKLGSGEIKSISVVLETQSLTEQELNEGYLPGSIVLNNAQEPDERLEKKLSLTLPRR, via the coding sequence ATGATCATTTCAAGACCACAAGCAGGTAAGGTAAGAACACGCAGAAACTTCGTTATGAGTTTTCTCGTAGGTTTATTTTTAATCGCTCCTTGGGTGGTGTTACCAGAAGGTAGCCCACTCATTCGACTGGACATCCCTCATCGGATGTTTCATCTGTTTGGTGGTCTTTTTATCCCACAAGAAGGATTAATTTTATGGTTTTTCCTTCTAACAATGGGTCTCTCTCTTTTCTTTTTCACCTCCGTTATCGGCCGTGTTTGGTGCGGATGGGGGTGTCCTCAAACCATTTATACCGATCTATTCGATAGAATTGGTCGGTTTGTTTTGGATTCTAAATATGGAAAGAAGGATGCATCGATTCACGGAAAACTCACAGTATACTTTCTTTGGGTTGTTGTATCTTTTATTGCTTCCTTCCATTGGATTGCTTACTTTGTAAGCCCCTATGGAATGTTAGCTGACTATACAAACTTAGCTGCATTTTCACAAACTTACTTTTATTTTACATTATTCTTTACCGCGGCTATGTTTATCGATATCGGATTTATCCGAGAGCAGTTCTGCCGTTATGCTTGCCCTTATGCAAGATTCCAAACCCTCCTTATGGATGAACATTCTTGGAATGTGACTTATGACTTCAAACGAGGGGAACCCCGTAGAGATGGGAAAACCAAAATCGGGGATTGTATCTCTTGCAATATGTGTGTGGTTGTTTGCCCCACTGGGATCGATATCCGTGAAGGTCTGCAAGTTGGTTGTGTTGCTTGCGGAAAATGTGTGGATGCATGCACATCCATCATGGCAAAAGAAGACAAAAAAACACTGATCGGATACTTCTCTCTCAAACAAATTGAAACTGGTGCAAAGATCAAATGGATTCGTCCAAGAACCGTTGTTTATGCGATTCTATTGACAGTGGTCATTTCAGGCGCAATCATCCAACTCATCACACGAAGTCCTATGTCGATGATTGCCGCATCTAATAAATCCATGCCCCCGATTCTAATTCCCGATAACAAAATCAGAGCCTTCGTCGCTCTACGCATTCAAAATATTGCACCGGTGGAAAAGGAATTCCATCTCTCTGCTTTTGATACAAGACATGGAAAAGAAATTTTAATTCGTTCCGGTGAGGAAAATAACCAATTCAAATTGGGGTCAGGCGAAATCAAAAGTATTTCTGTGGTTTTAGAGACACAATCTCTCACAGAACAAGAGTTAAATGAAGGATATTTACCAGGTTCTATTGTGTTAAACAATGCACAGGAACCAGACGAACGATTGGAGAAAAAACTCTCCTTAACATTACCAAGGAGGTAA
- a CDS encoding cbb3-type cytochrome oxidase assembly protein, translated as MEALYLTIPMAMCIAAFFLYVFITAFRKGQFEDIESPKYRMFFEEEEYPQSKSKPNQTDGPTSKS; from the coding sequence ATGGAAGCCCTCTACTTAACCATCCCTATGGCAATGTGTATTGCCGCCTTCTTTCTTTATGTCTTCATCACTGCCTTTCGCAAAGGTCAGTTTGAGGACATAGAATCTCCCAAATATAGAATGTTCTTCGAAGAAGAAGAATACCCGCAAAGTAAGTCAAAACCAAATCAAACCGATGGACCAACTAGCAAATCTTAG
- a CDS encoding c-type cytochrome, producing the protein MKEPKEVDGIFQADNPMPTWWKLVWLISIIVSIGYVVYFHWYSEWPQEVAFEKEVAEHEAQFPAKQAVVVNAEDGSNPYRDDAVAIKEGEGTYKQICSACHGPTAEGAVGPSLVDKDWIHGNTDKEVFNNIMKGIGPERQKLNRGGMPAWEGLGAEKVYAVMAWLATKNSSLVKAK; encoded by the coding sequence ATGAAAGAACCAAAAGAAGTAGACGGAATCTTCCAAGCCGATAACCCCATGCCCACTTGGTGGAAATTGGTGTGGCTCATCAGTATCATCGTTTCCATAGGTTATGTTGTATACTTTCACTGGTATTCTGAATGGCCACAAGAAGTTGCATTTGAGAAAGAAGTTGCAGAACATGAAGCTCAATTTCCAGCCAAACAAGCAGTTGTTGTGAACGCAGAAGATGGATCCAACCCTTACCGTGACGATGCAGTTGCAATCAAAGAAGGCGAAGGAACATACAAACAAATTTGTTCCGCTTGCCACGGCCCAACTGCAGAAGGCGCTGTAGGACCAAGTCTTGTTGATAAAGATTGGATTCATGGAAACACTGATAAAGAAGTGTTTAACAACATCATGAAAGGGATTGGCCCAGAAAGACAAAAACTCAACCGAGGTGGAATGCCAGCTTGGGAAGGTTTAGGTGCTGAAAAAGTGTATGCCGTGATGGCATGGCTTGCAACTAAAAATAGTAGTTTGGTAAAGGCTAAATAA
- a CDS encoding FixH family protein encodes MMFKELHPSLRNAMYVVLFSFTALVAATFYTIRLTYKNFEPVMDKNYYEIGLNYEKAIENQKELLKQGYVLKSNWDNLNLIPFGESEISVQLEKAGTVTSAKSMVVYLERNATTKNTVHYNLKPNANGFSGKIPLLEKGTWNLRLVADIDGKSFEREGKISVR; translated from the coding sequence ATGATGTTTAAAGAATTACACCCAAGCCTACGAAACGCCATGTATGTGGTTCTCTTTAGTTTTACTGCTCTAGTAGCAGCCACGTTCTATACCATCCGTCTTACTTACAAAAACTTTGAACCGGTAATGGATAAAAACTATTACGAAATTGGACTCAACTACGAAAAGGCAATTGAGAACCAAAAAGAACTTTTGAAACAAGGGTATGTCTTAAAATCCAATTGGGACAACTTAAACCTCATTCCGTTTGGGGAATCCGAAATTTCAGTCCAACTAGAGAAAGCTGGAACTGTTACTTCTGCAAAGTCTATGGTCGTGTATTTAGAACGAAATGCGACAACAAAGAACACAGTGCATTACAACTTAAAACCTAACGCAAATGGATTTAGTGGCAAAATTCCTCTTTTAGAAAAGGGAACTTGGAATTTGCGGTTGGTTGCAGACATTGATGGCAAATCCTTTGAAAGAGAAGGAAAGATCTCCGTTCGATGA
- a CDS encoding heavy metal translocating P-type ATPase, which produces MNESLSVLTKTECDHCGNPIRLVRIEAKVGVDTKVFCCEGCETVYSIINSLGGSYYYNLKGNTKLDPVNIEENDLDLENELVYEKFVRTSGDHSEVSIQITNIHCSACVWINEKVLNEEEGILSAQINFASGRARVRFDRSKIKISRILTLIRAIGYKPVLFSPTEGTLEKTKQLKTLLLRIGVAGFCFGNIMILSVALYSGYFTGIDLDIKRLFHYASWVFATPAYLYSGYPFMSGFLTSVRRRTLSMDFLLFLGISMAYFYSVYVTLTDVGEVYFDSVAMIYFFILIGKYFEEKARVFASDKLESILCKLPETSIRVKDSGEETIPSSEIKTGDKIRVAPGKRIPVDAILISEQTYVDESFLTGESLPIRKKQGDSILAGSLTMDNPALIVAGSDYHASTLSSLKLRLEEALHLKPKLQILTERIASYFISIVFGLAFLCFFVWYYVSGGNLEQSLVTTISVLIVACPCALGISVPTALVTNHILNADKGVLLKNPSVVEALAKANTIFLDKTGTLTEGKFLVRQVSVSDDHLPLVYRIEKEVNHPLAKSLVKYLEPFSSVTKRANSIRLLNLENIPGRGVKAELEMDSKSLSVLIGNRSLLEKEQIPMEKMPEGEGSLILLALNGTYRGSFLLADEIRPGARSFVSLLKHFVPNISILSGDRYAAVKFIADTLGIEKYSSDLSPEDKRSLIATSQNKGNIVIMVGDGINDSLSLAQANVSISHTEAEDLSLEKSDVVLTSGNLNGLVHSLLSAKKTREVILQNIIISFCYNSIMLPLAMFGLMLPVICAVFMACSSLTVLLNSLSIRFRIPQWKPST; this is translated from the coding sequence ATGAACGAAAGCCTTTCAGTCCTAACCAAAACAGAATGTGACCATTGCGGGAATCCCATCCGATTGGTAAGGATTGAAGCGAAGGTCGGAGTCGATACAAAAGTTTTTTGTTGTGAAGGTTGTGAAACAGTTTACTCCATCATCAACTCACTCGGTGGAAGTTACTATTACAACCTAAAGGGAAATACAAAACTTGATCCGGTAAACATCGAAGAAAACGATCTGGATCTAGAAAACGAACTCGTATATGAGAAGTTTGTTCGCACTTCAGGAGATCATTCTGAAGTTTCGATACAAATCACGAATATCCATTGTTCTGCATGTGTTTGGATCAATGAAAAAGTTTTAAACGAAGAAGAGGGAATCCTCTCAGCTCAAATCAATTTTGCCTCCGGTAGAGCAAGAGTTCGGTTTGATCGTTCCAAAATCAAAATCTCTCGGATCCTAACCCTCATCCGTGCCATCGGGTACAAACCTGTCCTCTTCTCCCCAACAGAGGGAACACTTGAAAAAACAAAACAATTAAAAACCCTACTCCTTCGTATCGGTGTGGCCGGTTTTTGTTTTGGAAATATTATGATCTTAAGTGTTGCCTTATATTCAGGATATTTTACTGGAATTGACTTAGATATCAAACGCCTTTTCCACTATGCCTCTTGGGTATTTGCCACTCCTGCCTATTTATATTCCGGTTATCCTTTTATGTCTGGATTTTTAACAAGCGTCAGACGACGCACACTTTCTATGGACTTCCTATTATTTTTAGGAATTTCCATGGCCTATTTCTATTCGGTTTATGTGACACTCACTGATGTGGGTGAGGTCTATTTTGATTCGGTGGCAATGATTTACTTTTTTATATTGATTGGAAAGTACTTCGAAGAAAAAGCCAGAGTTTTTGCTTCTGATAAATTGGAATCCATTCTTTGTAAACTCCCAGAGACTTCCATCCGAGTGAAAGACTCTGGAGAAGAAACAATTCCCAGTAGTGAAATCAAAACTGGAGACAAAATCCGTGTGGCTCCAGGAAAAAGAATTCCAGTGGATGCCATCCTAATCTCCGAACAAACGTATGTGGATGAATCCTTTCTGACTGGTGAGTCTTTACCCATCCGGAAAAAACAAGGGGACAGTATCCTTGCCGGCTCTCTAACAATGGATAATCCTGCCTTAATCGTTGCAGGCTCCGATTACCATGCCTCCACTCTTTCTTCTCTCAAACTCAGATTAGAAGAAGCACTCCATCTCAAACCAAAATTACAAATCCTCACCGAACGAATTGCTTCGTATTTTATCTCAATAGTCTTTGGACTGGCGTTTTTATGTTTTTTTGTTTGGTACTATGTATCAGGTGGGAACCTAGAACAAAGTCTTGTGACAACCATTTCTGTTCTGATTGTGGCCTGTCCTTGTGCCTTGGGGATTTCTGTTCCCACAGCCCTTGTTACCAATCATATTCTCAATGCCGATAAAGGTGTACTTTTAAAAAATCCTTCTGTTGTGGAAGCACTCGCCAAAGCCAACACCATCTTTTTGGATAAAACAGGGACTCTGACCGAAGGTAAATTTTTAGTAAGACAAGTATCTGTGTCCGATGACCACCTACCACTTGTTTATCGAATTGAAAAAGAAGTGAACCATCCTTTGGCCAAATCACTTGTGAAATATTTAGAACCATTTAGTTCTGTTACTAAAAGAGCAAACTCTATCAGGCTGCTAAATTTAGAAAACATCCCTGGGCGTGGAGTGAAAGCCGAATTAGAAATGGATTCTAAATCACTTTCGGTGCTCATTGGGAACAGAAGTTTACTCGAAAAAGAACAAATCCCGATGGAAAAAATGCCCGAAGGGGAAGGTTCTTTAATTTTACTTGCTTTGAATGGAACTTATCGGGGAAGTTTTTTACTCGCAGATGAAATACGACCTGGTGCCAGGTCTTTTGTTTCCTTACTCAAACACTTTGTTCCGAACATATCTATCCTTTCTGGGGACCGTTACGCGGCCGTGAAGTTCATTGCAGATACACTGGGAATCGAAAAGTATTCCTCTGACCTTTCTCCCGAAGACAAACGCAGTCTCATCGCTACATCGCAAAACAAAGGAAATATTGTCATTATGGTGGGAGATGGAATCAATGATAGTTTGTCTTTAGCCCAAGCGAACGTTTCCATTTCTCATACAGAAGCAGAAGACCTCTCTTTAGAAAAATCAGATGTTGTTTTGACTTCGGGCAATTTGAATGGTCTTGTGCATTCCCTACTTTCTGCAAAAAAAACAAGAGAGGTGATTTTACAAAATATCATCATCTCTTTTTGTTATAATTCCATCATGTTACCACTTGCTATGTTTGGACTTATGTTACCCGTGATCTGTGCTGTGTTTATGGCATGTTCTAGCTTGACAGTCCTTCTCAATTCTCTTTCCATTAGATTTAGGATCCCCCAATGGAAGCCCTCTACTTAA
- a CDS encoding sulfite exporter TauE/SafE family protein, which yields MDQLANLSFFLSILVYGFVSSFHCLVMCGPFVSLLQTEKGKPIPIYLYHLGRVISYTFLGMILGFLGKGANALGDLTAIKGVAGVFTFLFLIVFAIRTYSLKSTSTFGALPQGIRKFLETVRSKFSKNGLGFGIGIVSALLPCGVLYPAYAASFATGNLLTGGLVMFFFYLGTVPALTGLGFLVGKWRHRIQPKWIPAFGTLVILTSLSFLLYRLFFHNHGESCDHLL from the coding sequence ATGGACCAACTAGCAAATCTTAGCTTCTTTCTATCCATACTTGTGTATGGATTCGTCAGTAGTTTTCATTGTTTGGTGATGTGTGGCCCCTTTGTTTCCCTTTTGCAAACAGAAAAAGGAAAACCCATTCCCATCTACCTCTACCATCTAGGAAGAGTGATCTCTTATACTTTTTTAGGTATGATACTCGGCTTTCTTGGCAAAGGAGCCAATGCCTTAGGGGACCTAACTGCGATCAAAGGTGTTGCGGGAGTATTCACCTTTTTATTTCTGATTGTATTTGCCATTCGTACCTACTCCCTCAAATCAACTTCAACGTTTGGAGCATTGCCCCAAGGGATTCGAAAGTTTTTAGAAACAGTTCGTTCTAAGTTCAGTAAAAACGGACTTGGATTTGGAATCGGAATCGTGAGTGCCCTTCTCCCTTGTGGCGTTTTGTATCCAGCCTATGCGGCGTCCTTTGCTACAGGGAACCTACTCACAGGTGGTCTTGTGATGTTTTTCTTTTATTTGGGAACCGTTCCGGCTCTCACTGGCCTTGGTTTTCTTGTGGGGAAGTGGAGGCACCGCATCCAACCGAAATGGATTCCAGCTTTTGGAACTCTTGTGATTCTAACTTCTCTCAGTTTTTTACTCTATAGATTGTTTTTCCATAATCATGGAGAATCTTGCGACCATCTACTGTAG